Proteins found in one Actinomycetota bacterium genomic segment:
- a CDS encoding nodulation S family protein → MSAIRQFLDRGRGLDPRWLLHAARGHPPSSGPEDWDDYYRGVDPYGYETSPYERRRYGLMLAALGERRFSSGLELGCSVGVFTEMLAPRCDRLVALDISAAAVTRARERLAGHPQVRVERATLPEEFSEGSFDLVVCADVAEYWDRPTWRTLLGRIEASLLPGGSLLGSFWRPFTPTHRMSGDGAARLVRRATGLKRVRSLVESKHRIERFDKGSG, encoded by the coding sequence ATGAGCGCGATCCGACAGTTCCTGGACCGGGGACGGGGGCTGGACCCCCGGTGGCTGCTTCACGCGGCCCGGGGCCATCCCCCGTCGTCGGGGCCCGAGGACTGGGACGACTACTACCGCGGCGTCGACCCGTACGGCTACGAGACGAGCCCCTACGAGCGTCGCCGGTACGGCCTGATGCTGGCGGCCCTGGGCGAGCGCCGATTCTCCAGCGGGCTCGAGCTCGGATGCTCGGTGGGGGTCTTCACCGAGATGCTGGCTCCTCGATGCGATCGGCTGGTGGCGCTCGACATCTCCGCGGCCGCCGTGACCCGGGCCCGCGAGCGGCTCGCCGGGCACCCCCAGGTGCGCGTGGAGCGGGCGACGCTACCGGAGGAGTTCTCGGAAGGCTCGTTCGATCTGGTGGTCTGCGCGGACGTCGCGGAGTACTGGGACCGCCCCACGTGGCGCACGCTGCTCGGTCGGATCGAGGCCTCGCTGCTGCCCGGGGGATCCCTTCTGGGAAGCTTCTGGCGTCCCTTCACGCCCACGCACCGGATGTCGGGTGACGGGGCAGCCCGGCTGGTGCGGCGGGCCACGGGGCTGAAGCGGGTCCGATCACTCGTCGAGAGCAAGCACCGCATCGAGCGGTTCGACAAGGGATCCGGCTAG